The segment TGTAATCGTACTTAAACTCACTGCATTGCTCTTGCTCAATCACGGCAGATAGATGTGTATTTGTTGATTAATTCATACATGTGTGTTACCAGTTCATATCAACACTCTTCTTATATGACAAACATACTTTTTCACGCTTTCTAATCTTCATGCGCCTGAAATTGCGGAGAGGATTTCAGATGACGTTGAACCGAAGAAGCAAACGAGGTTTAGTGGCGGGGGTTCAATTTTCGGTAGGATTATCCATCGGCGGGCTTAGAGGGAGCTCCTATGGAGGGAGACTGGCCTTGcggagggggtgggggtggagCGGCGAGGTGGCAGGGACACCGCGGGCGGTGGAGGACGACCGGTGGGCAGTGTCAGGGCCGGGGTGAGCAGAGACGGCCCAGAGGAGTTGGGTTAATGTGGCGACCGGAGCGCCGCCGGAGatgggtggaggagggttgGAGGTGGGGGCGAGCACACGGAGGGCGTCGCACGGAGGAAGAAGAATAGGGTTGCAATGGCTataggaagaagagaagatggtGACTGTTGGATTTTGATCATACGGGGGAGGGCATCGACTGAAAGTAATGCCATTTTTAGGCGGTAGAAGAATAGCATCactcatatattttttactgttcaactattttttttttagagaaacagTTCAATTATTTTGTTCATGAACTTTGGTGAGATGCCACCGATATATCATACTGTGTTGTTTGCATAGGATTGTTACATACCTTAAGATCTTgcaaaaactagaaggagaaaaaaatctGCAGTACAAATCCATCCGTCATAGAGTATTATTCCAGACTTGTAACGCTGATGCTCCAACAATTAACACGATGAGGAGTTCGGAGCGCCGCCACGACTGAGGGCCAGCCTATCAGTATTGTACACCCACAATCGCCGCACGTCGTGGACCAGCTCCTGCACCGACCGCGACAGGTCGTAGGGTTTGTGCAGCTTGAACATGTCCTCGGTGAGGTGGACGGTGGTGAACCCAAAGGTCACATCGGCGCCAGAGCTCCGACCACACAACATAAACAGAACAGCATTCTAAGATGCTAGGCTGCAAGCAAACCAAGTTTTTCCCATAATTTTGTGCCATAACTTCACCTTTGTGAAGGGGCAAAGCTACATATAGTTTGGGTGGTGCACTAGCACCAGGGTGAAGAAACTTTTTATTACTAATCTGTTCAAATCGACTATATAAATTTGTGTATGTTGTTAGATATATAGTAAAGTGGCACCTGCTCAAGCTTCGCCCCTGCCTTTGTGCCATAATTTTGCCGGATATCAAATAGTGTAGACATGAGGAGGCTTAGCTCTGGCGTAGACATGAGGATTTCCCGGGCTGAGCTAGTAGAACATGGAAAGGCCCGGTTTGGTTTGTGCAAAAAATTGTTGTCATGTTCGGCCCGGCCCAATACTGCTCTTGGGCCTGAAATGGGCCCAAATTTTTTTGACACAAGCTTGCTACTCGGGCCAACCAGACCGGATCTAAAACGTATCGAGTTTTCCCTAGGCTTCGGCCTAATTTGCTCTGGTCTACTTCGATGAACAgacatttgaatttgatttcgcTGGGCTTCGGCCTAATTTGCTCTGGTCTGGAACagacatttgaatttgaattcgaTGAACGAGCGTTTTCACGTCATTAATTTGCGACGAACAAATCACAGAGCACAAGCTGGTAACACAACAGTATCATCAACACTTGGTGAAGACCTTGACGTCCCTCCATCGCGACTCCATGCGGTACGACGGGCTGTTCTTGGTCTGCCCGTACACGCCGAACTTGAAGTAGTGGGAGTCCCCGCCGCGCCCGGGGACGGTCAGCCTGTGTTCGCCGTCGACGAACACGGTGATGTTGGAGGCTGCGACGTCGTGGACAACGTTGAGCCTGAACCAGCGGTCGTAGACGCCGGCGTCGACGACCCTGGTGTCGTCGTGGTAGTACGTGAGCTGGCCGTCGTAGACGTGCAGCATGAgcgtcgtggcgtgctccgccGCGCCGAAGATCTGCATCACCGACGCGCCCGACGTGCCGCATGGGATGTAGCCGTAGCCCTCGAACTGCCACACCCCGGAGCTGTAGATCAGCTGTTCGACCGATTGAAACAAAGCATGCAGGAGCAAATCGTTACTGCAAGATCACCTGATCAGAGCAGATAATTAAATGCCACTAGGAGGCGATCGATGATCTTGCCTCGATTTTGATCTCGGTGCGCGGGCCGCCGGGGTGGTCGGAGCTGATGGGCTTGTCGGTGGCGTAGACCCACATCCGCCGCACGCCATCGACGAGCTCGTATCGCTCGGCCAGAGGCACGTCGTAGGGCTTCTGCACCTTGAACTGCGCCTCGGCGAGCTCCACGGCGGTGAAGCCGTCTGTCAGCTGGCCCTCGCCGCGAGCCGAGCGCACGGTGCACGACGACGACAGCAACAGCAGGAGCAGTGTCGAGGCTAGCAGCAACAGAGGGCTCATGCTACGAGCCATTTCTGCTGCACTGATCGATCTCTCTCGCGCGATCTTAATTACGGGGCATCCATATATGGATActcttcaaaaaagaaaagatgcaACGGACAAAGTTGCCGGCTCGGCGAGCCGTTGTTAATTCGTAGTAGTTTTGCCGGCCATGGGAGTTGATTGGGTTGTGGATTGCTGAATCCGCGCTGCATGTGTTCCTGCCGTGCCCGGTCAGAGGCTCAGAGCTATCGTTTCCTGCCGTCCCGGTCCAGCAGCGaggcttttttttatttttctcttttgggCGAAATTCATGTTGCAATGAATAAACCAAATGGTGATGACGGATCTGCTGCCTACCAAAGGATTGTGGGGAAGAGAGTAGTGAGGAGTTAACTTTCAAAGAGATAAAAAGAGATAGTAGTGAGGAGGGAGATCCGATCAATTGCCATCAGAATGGATTATTATTATACATGCAGAAACCACAAGTTACATGGGAGGAGGAGAATTACGAGGTGACGAGTTAACTTTCAGAGAGATAGTCTAGTTCTTACATGAAGAAAGATTTGCTTAATTTTATCAAATAACGTTACCAATAATTAGTGCTAGTTAGTGGTTAAGTAAGATCTGGGCCCCATAATTTTTGGGAGGCCGAACACAATGGGAAAGTTGAACACAACGGGAAAATTGAACACAACCAAGCGAGCAAATTGCATAGTGTCGAATTTTCCATCACTTTGCTCTGCATTAGCACAGAGCAAGTGAAGAAGAGGAAATGATAATCACAGTAAAACGAATATGGcaaattcatgagtttttttaataatggaaaacAAATTTCTAGTTTCTAGACTATATAGTACACGTAGCCTGATTCATTATTACGATCAAGTTACATGTATGATGGAATAAGCAAATAAGTTCTCAAACTATGTAAGGCTAGAGACATCATCCAACATATATTCTGGAATTAAATCGTCACCATTCCTGGCGAAGACTTTCAATGTAACTATCTCCAATATTTGGCCCATCTTGTGCACATATGTCATTTCCTCCTCTTTCAGTAGCAAACTCTAATGCCGAAGCCAATACGTCCCTCTGAATAAAACCTGTAAAGAAGAAGtgattgttgttttttttttatcaaagacaatatcattacGACATAGCTAAATAGCTAAATATAAAGCTGCCACATCAACAAAAATTAAATTCTTATGCTGTTGATAAAGTTAAG is part of the Phragmites australis chromosome 12, lpPhrAust1.1, whole genome shotgun sequence genome and harbors:
- the LOC133887290 gene encoding citrate-binding protein-like; this translates as MARSMSPLLLLASTLLLLLLSSSCTVRSARGEGQLTDGFTAVELAEAQFKVQKPYDVPLAERYELVDGVRRMWVYATDKPISSDHPGGPRTEIKIELIYSSGVWQFEGYGYIPCGTSGASVMQIFGAAEHATTLMLHVYDGQLTYYHDDTRVVDAGVYDRWFRLNVVHDVAASNITVFVDGEHRLTVPGRGGDSHYFKFGVYGQTKNSPSYRMESRWRDVKVFTKC